A genomic segment from Candidatus Hydrogenedentota bacterium encodes:
- a CDS encoding glycosyltransferase — MLVSVVLPFRNAVETLRTAIESIQSQTFADWELLLYDDGSDDGSTAIAAECSNTDSRIRIVGHERVGIVAALQHACESARGAYIARMDADDISHAARFERQLSLMRQDESIALCGCLVRATGADLGEGGRRYHEWINSIVEHDAISREIFVECPLAHPTFFLRRSAFERIGGYKDRGWAEDYDLVLRLWQAGERFAKIPEVLLDWRNAPDRLSQTDSRYSPGQFQKLKQHFLEVSELASLGSRAFVQWGAGEVGKRWLRAWDTVRPSAVVDIHPRKIGTRIHGYPVIAPEGLPPSRSAYVLVAVGAPGAREEIRGWFAPRGYEESRDYRFIA, encoded by the coding sequence ATGCTGGTTAGTGTAGTTTTGCCCTTTCGCAATGCGGTGGAAACCCTTCGCACCGCCATCGAATCGATTCAATCGCAAACATTCGCCGATTGGGAACTGCTTCTGTACGACGACGGTTCGGACGACGGTTCTACGGCGATCGCGGCGGAATGCTCGAATACCGATTCGCGCATTCGGATTGTCGGCCATGAGCGCGTCGGCATCGTTGCCGCGTTGCAGCACGCTTGCGAATCGGCGCGCGGCGCCTATATCGCGCGGATGGATGCGGACGACATTTCGCACGCTGCGCGGTTCGAGCGGCAGTTGAGTCTAATGCGGCAAGACGAATCGATCGCGTTATGCGGGTGCCTTGTGCGCGCGACGGGCGCCGACTTGGGCGAGGGCGGGCGGCGGTACCACGAGTGGATCAATTCGATTGTCGAACACGATGCAATCTCGCGCGAGATATTTGTGGAGTGTCCGTTGGCGCACCCGACATTTTTTCTGCGGCGCAGCGCGTTCGAGCGTATTGGCGGGTACAAGGACCGGGGATGGGCGGAAGACTACGATCTGGTGCTGCGCCTGTGGCAAGCGGGGGAGCGATTCGCGAAAATCCCCGAGGTCTTGCTGGATTGGCGTAACGCGCCGGACAGACTCTCGCAGACCGATTCGCGGTATTCGCCCGGACAGTTTCAAAAACTGAAGCAGCATTTTCTCGAGGTGTCCGAACTCGCGTCGTTGGGGTCGCGCGCGTTCGTGCAATGGGGCGCGGGAGAAGTGGGCAAGCGCTGGTTGCGCGCGTGGGACACGGTCCGGCCGAGCGCAGTTGTCGATATTCACCCGAGGAAGATCGGCACGCGTATTCATGGGTATCCGGTAATTGCCCCGGAGGGCCTTCCACCATCGCGATCGGCGTATGTGCTCGTTGCGGTGGGCGCGCCGGGCGCGCGGGAAGAAATACGAGGCTGGTTTGCGCCGCGCGGGTACGAAGAATCGCGCGATTACCGGTTCATTGCTTGA